CCCATTGGTCGATCGCGAAGACCGGTTTCCGGTTCACAACGATTGGGCGTATTATCTGGCGCAGGATTACCCGCAAGAGATCATCTCTTCGGCCGTGACCATGGATCCATACGACGAATCGTCCGGACCGCTCCATGTCTGGCCGGGGAGTCACAAACAGCACCTGGAACATCACCGACCGCCCAACAAAAGGGGGTGGGAAGTGCTACCGGATTTGATCGATTTCGATGGGGGAATCGACCTGTTGGCGCCGCCCGGCTCCGTCATGCTCTTCCATTCGGTGCTGATCCACAACTCCAGGCCGAATATTTCCGGTCGTCCGCGGAGGCTCATGATCTACAGCCATTACCCCAGGCAAAGCAACATCGGGCACGATGTGAGAAACGGGCCCAGCAGGCTCAGGGAATCGCCCTACGAGTGGGAGTATCAGCGGGCGAAGGACCGCGGTGAATTCGAGGATGTGTTCCGGGCGCCAGTGTTTTCCTGATTCCTCACTCGCTGAGTTCATTTCATTACCTTTTAACACTGGAGATTTTAATGGCAAAAATTGTAATCATTGGTGCTGGCAGTGGATTTGGAAGCCGACTGTCCCTCGATATTTTATCTCGTGAATTATTAAACGATTCCACAATCGCACTCTGTGATATCAACGAAGAGCGATTGACTCAGGTGCACGATTACGTGAACCGCGCCATTGATGGCCATGGGCTCCCTGGCAAATGCATCGCCAGCACGGATCGCGAAGAATTATTGCCCGGCGCAGATTTTGTCGTCACTGCCGTATCCATTGGAGGCGCAGCCTACTGGGGCGAACCTTACGCATCTGAAATCAACATCCCCAAAAAATACGGCATTAACCAAACTGTCGCCGACACAGTAGGCGTAGGAGGTGTGTTCCGTTATCTTCGCACCGCACACGAGCACCTATCATTTTGCAAAAGCATGGAAAAACACTGCCCCGATGCACTCATGTTAAATTATACCAACCCCATGGCCATGCTCACCTGGATGCATTCTATCGGTTCATCCATCCAAAACGTCGGCCTCTGCCACAGCGTACAGGGCACAACAAAAAAACTGGCAAATAGCATTGACATTCCTTACGAAGATGTGAGTTACCTCGTTGCAGGGATTAACCACCAGGCCTGGATTCTAAAATTCAACAAAGACGGCGAAGACCTGTACCCGCGCATCTTCAAAGCCGTTGACACCCATCCCAGTTTCAAAGACGACCTGGTGCGGGTCGAGATGATGAAGCAATTTGGCTATTTTGTCACCGAAAGCACCCGACACAATTCAGAATACCTCCCCTACTTCCAGCGCACTCAGGAATTGCGGGACATCTACAACCTGCCAGAACGCGATCCCGTTTACATGGAATTGCCCGAAGGCCGCAAACGTTCCTGGATGAAAGACACAGGCATCACAGATGACGATACCGAAGCTGAAGTCCCAAAACTGCAAGCATCCCACGAATACGCTTCTTCAATCGTAGAAGCAAAAATCACAGGTGTCCCATTTGTCTTCAACGGCAACGTCATGAACAACGGATCTATCACCAATCTTCCCGACGAATGCTGTGTTGAAGTACCTTGCATGGTTGACAGAGAAGGCATTCATCCCTGTTACGTTGGTGAACTCCCACCTCAGTGCGCCGCATTAAACATGACCAACATCGCCGTACAAGAACTCTCCGTCAAAGCTGCAATGGAAAAAGATAAAGAAGCGGCATTCCATGCTTGCGCATTGGACCCACTCACGGCATCCGTCGTATCTTTACCCGACATCCGAAAAATGTTTGAAGAACTCTGGGAAGCAGAAGGCGATCGACTCAGTTATTTTGATGTCTGATAAGGAGCACGCATGACCGCACTCACATTCGAACGAGTAACTCCAGCCGACCAGAACCGATTTCGTCCACTCGTCGAAGCTTACTGGCTGGAGATCATGCCACATGCCGATACGGTATGTACATCTGATAGCCGGGATTCGTATTTCGCAGATCGATTTCCCCTTTCCAGCACCGAACCAGGGGTATTTTGGGGGCTAAGCGAAGGCTCCCCAGTGGGATTTATTTCATTTTCCATCTCTGGCACCAGAGCAGAAATAAACGACTTCTACGTTGTTCCTGCCAGGCGCAGGAGAGGCATTGGGACGTTCCTGGTAAAATCAGCCATAGAAATTACCGATAGCCTGGGAATTGATAGGATCGATTTAAATGTCCGACGGGACAATCCAGAAGCCTTGAAATTCTGGGAATCACAAGGATTTATGATTGGACACTACGAACTGATTCAATACCGGGATCCGAAAAAGCGAGTTGGATTTTTGGGAGCGCTTTCCTCTGATTTTGTGTAAAATGTCCAATCGAAACACGAAAGTGGCGTTAGATTACCCCATCACTCCACCCCCGCAAACCATGCACAATAATCACTAATAAGGAGAGTCG
This genomic window from Gemmatimonadota bacterium contains:
- a CDS encoding phytanoyl-CoA dioxygenase family protein, with translation MAMKTKLTGEDLEHFRENGYLVLPQAFNAEEVARMQHEADRILELIINSSLANGRKSGRLDILQTSTGPMVRKIQPINDLSLFLAGVSADERLIGPMRQLMGDEPILMEEKLNYKEPLAEAIEGIPLVDREDRFPVHNDWAYYLAQDYPQEIISSAVTMDPYDESSGPLHVWPGSHKQHLEHHRPPNKRGWEVLPDLIDFDGGIDLLAPPGSVMLFHSVLIHNSRPNISGRPRRLMIYSHYPRQSNIGHDVRNGPSRLRESPYEWEYQRAKDRGEFEDVFRAPVFS
- the melA gene encoding alpha-galactosidase codes for the protein MAKIVIIGAGSGFGSRLSLDILSRELLNDSTIALCDINEERLTQVHDYVNRAIDGHGLPGKCIASTDREELLPGADFVVTAVSIGGAAYWGEPYASEINIPKKYGINQTVADTVGVGGVFRYLRTAHEHLSFCKSMEKHCPDALMLNYTNPMAMLTWMHSIGSSIQNVGLCHSVQGTTKKLANSIDIPYEDVSYLVAGINHQAWILKFNKDGEDLYPRIFKAVDTHPSFKDDLVRVEMMKQFGYFVTESTRHNSEYLPYFQRTQELRDIYNLPERDPVYMELPEGRKRSWMKDTGITDDDTEAEVPKLQASHEYASSIVEAKITGVPFVFNGNVMNNGSITNLPDECCVEVPCMVDREGIHPCYVGELPPQCAALNMTNIAVQELSVKAAMEKDKEAAFHACALDPLTASVVSLPDIRKMFEELWEAEGDRLSYFDV
- a CDS encoding GNAT family N-acetyltransferase — encoded protein: MTALTFERVTPADQNRFRPLVEAYWLEIMPHADTVCTSDSRDSYFADRFPLSSTEPGVFWGLSEGSPVGFISFSISGTRAEINDFYVVPARRRRGIGTFLVKSAIEITDSLGIDRIDLNVRRDNPEALKFWESQGFMIGHYELIQYRDPKKRVGFLGALSSDFV